The Vibrio agarivorans genome window below encodes:
- the trpR gene encoding trp operon repressor, producing the protein MSSKPDYSQWDEIIALIKESVDQEQHELLLTLLMTPDEREAMLTRVNIVAELLKGDLSQRQISQMLGVGVATITRGSTELKSKTEEQKAIIEQLVLK; encoded by the coding sequence ATGTCATCAAAACCTGATTATAGCCAGTGGGATGAGATTATTGCTCTGATTAAAGAGTCTGTAGATCAAGAGCAACATGAGTTGCTGCTAACACTATTGATGACACCAGATGAGCGCGAAGCGATGTTGACTCGAGTGAATATTGTCGCAGAGTTGTTAAAAGGCGACTTGTCACAGCGTCAAATCAGTCAGATGCTTGGGGTGGGTGTCGCGACCATCACTCGAGGCTCTACCGAACTTAAGTCCAAGACGGAAGAGCAGAAAGCGATTATTGAACAATTGGTTCTGAAATAG
- the yjjX gene encoding inosine/xanthosine triphosphatase, protein MKKVIIASLNPAKIHAVQSAFGAAFPNQAFEYQGVSVASGVADQPMSNEETKLGAVNRVHNAQRAVTDGGYYVGLEAGIEDTATFAWMIIESQGLRGESRSASLLLPPVVIEKVRKGKELGDVMDEVFATDNIKQKGGAIGLLTNHQLTRSSVYHQALILALIPFTNPDHF, encoded by the coding sequence ATGAAAAAAGTCATTATCGCCTCGCTTAATCCTGCGAAGATCCATGCGGTGCAGAGCGCTTTCGGCGCCGCTTTTCCAAATCAAGCCTTCGAATATCAAGGTGTGTCTGTGGCGAGTGGTGTCGCAGACCAACCGATGAGTAACGAAGAAACCAAGCTCGGTGCTGTTAATCGTGTGCATAATGCACAACGAGCCGTCACTGATGGTGGCTACTATGTAGGGCTAGAAGCCGGAATTGAAGATACCGCAACCTTTGCCTGGATGATTATTGAATCACAAGGATTACGTGGCGAGTCTCGCTCTGCTAGCCTGCTACTTCCTCCCGTTGTCATAGAGAAAGTTCGTAAGGGCAAAGAGCTTGGCGATGTGATGGATGAGGTCTTTGCGACCGATAATATTAAGCAGAAAGGTGGGGCGATTGGCCTATTAACTAACCATCAACTCACCAGAAGTAGCGTTTATCATCAGGCGTTAATACTGGCACTGATCCCTTTTACCAACCCAGATCACTTCTAG
- a CDS encoding putative bifunctional diguanylate cyclase/phosphodiesterase, whose protein sequence is MKLQTRILILVAPVIILSAALSGYTIYLNQKDALSKREDSYLELSMGKLASHFNNAISMLNSYSLTLTKSDIIRDYYLNYADPYRELQLVERLQQTISSLKATPDSFVGIAMLDDKQRIRYYSDNSEEPFSTFDPLLFQYTRTIYRQTKQNSHTGYTQNLQGEGVLVRYDALDANTLSPPLSYNHNQLMFIVVVVSLNEFNQERKLIEFDNDSAIFFSDTPPDIHNKPLAQTVALMDSFYATLDPAQYIFDNKLRKMAGNLMVAFSLSSLFSILILLALLYRHVIRPIARLDKQLRQVDSNQRDNIEVLYSDDEVGRLSISFHDMYDKLARSYEKTKVLAENDQLTGLANRRVFQQHVRSALANLSAGQHAYLLYIDLDNFKYVNDKYGHQIGDRVLTRFATHLNQLVDDFKQQGILTGLPSRLSGDEFAIFIVTDSATQSVARDFADKLLAPIQNKRSSMIGNFPITASIGIASYPDDGHEITTLISSADTAMYQAKRAGKNQVSYYSKELDRVVQRRTQIERALRTKQFDEEFSLTYQPYYDRTGKHIVGVEALLRWDNDKLGSVSPEEFIPIAEQIGLFGSIDRWVIKNAFHNFSEIQSAFSHDVHLSINLSSAELDSTNLAHFIEDCLSVYDVNPRMIDFEITETFAGQSQGFPLLHHLSQLGFSLTIDDFGSGYTSITQLVQYPVQKIKLDRYFLETLMMTSNEKVVKPLIDLCHAQNMLVTAEGIESEEMFTWLANNKCDHFQGFYFSGPLSLDALQMKASNVIKLKDNHEKSHYRLA, encoded by the coding sequence ATGAAGCTACAAACTAGAATCCTAATCTTGGTCGCGCCAGTGATCATTCTTAGTGCTGCTTTATCAGGGTATACCATCTATCTCAATCAAAAAGATGCATTATCCAAGCGTGAAGATAGCTACCTCGAGCTGAGTATGGGGAAGTTGGCGAGTCATTTTAATAACGCGATCTCCATGCTCAATAGCTACTCGCTTACCCTAACAAAAAGCGACATCATTCGAGACTATTACCTCAACTACGCCGACCCTTATCGCGAGTTGCAATTAGTGGAGCGTCTCCAACAGACGATCTCGTCACTAAAAGCGACACCAGACAGTTTTGTCGGTATTGCGATGCTCGATGATAAGCAACGTATCCGCTACTATTCAGACAATAGCGAAGAGCCTTTTTCCACTTTTGATCCACTATTGTTCCAGTACACTCGCACGATATACCGACAAACTAAGCAGAATTCTCATACTGGCTATACACAAAACCTACAGGGGGAAGGTGTCTTGGTGCGCTATGATGCGCTCGATGCCAACACGCTATCTCCACCTCTGAGCTACAACCATAACCAACTAATGTTTATCGTGGTCGTCGTGTCTCTCAACGAGTTCAATCAAGAGCGAAAACTCATCGAATTTGACAATGACAGTGCGATCTTTTTTAGTGATACCCCCCCAGACATTCACAATAAACCCTTAGCCCAAACCGTTGCGCTCATGGATAGCTTTTATGCCACTCTTGATCCCGCACAGTACATTTTTGACAACAAGCTTAGAAAGATGGCGGGGAATTTGATGGTGGCCTTTAGCCTCTCGTCACTATTCAGCATCTTGATTCTACTCGCGCTATTGTACCGCCATGTTATCCGCCCTATCGCCCGCTTAGATAAGCAACTCAGGCAAGTGGATAGTAATCAGCGCGACAATATCGAAGTGCTCTATAGCGACGATGAAGTTGGCCGATTATCGATCAGTTTTCACGATATGTATGACAAACTTGCTCGAAGCTATGAAAAAACCAAAGTATTAGCAGAAAATGACCAGCTCACTGGATTAGCTAACCGTCGTGTCTTTCAACAGCACGTACGCAGTGCGCTCGCCAATCTTAGTGCTGGTCAACACGCCTATCTGCTGTACATTGATTTGGATAACTTCAAATACGTCAACGACAAATATGGTCATCAAATTGGCGATCGTGTATTGACCAGATTTGCCACTCACCTCAATCAGTTAGTTGACGACTTTAAGCAACAAGGCATATTAACAGGCCTGCCTTCACGCCTATCTGGTGACGAGTTCGCAATCTTCATCGTAACCGACAGCGCGACCCAATCAGTCGCTAGAGATTTTGCTGATAAGCTTCTAGCGCCAATTCAGAACAAACGTTCTTCCATGATTGGCAACTTCCCTATCACCGCATCCATCGGCATTGCCAGCTACCCGGATGATGGCCATGAGATCACGACCCTGATTTCAAGCGCAGATACTGCTATGTACCAAGCTAAACGAGCAGGAAAAAACCAAGTGTCTTACTATTCAAAAGAGCTCGATCGTGTGGTGCAACGACGAACACAAATTGAACGAGCACTAAGAACTAAACAATTTGATGAGGAGTTTTCACTCACTTACCAACCCTACTATGACCGTACAGGAAAACACATTGTTGGGGTCGAAGCTCTATTGCGTTGGGACAATGACAAGTTGGGTAGCGTCTCTCCTGAAGAGTTCATTCCTATCGCAGAACAAATAGGGCTATTTGGCTCTATTGATCGCTGGGTGATAAAAAATGCATTCCACAATTTCAGTGAAATACAAAGTGCGTTCTCACACGATGTTCACCTCTCAATTAACCTCTCCTCTGCAGAGCTAGACTCTACCAATCTGGCACACTTTATTGAGGACTGTTTGAGTGTCTATGATGTTAATCCGAGAATGATCGATTTTGAGATAACAGAGACCTTTGCAGGTCAATCTCAAGGCTTCCCTCTGCTTCATCACTTGTCACAATTAGGGTTCTCATTAACCATTGATGATTTCGGCTCAGGCTATACATCGATTACACAACTTGTTCAGTACCCTGTTCAGAAAATTAAGCTCGACCGCTATTTCTTAGAGACCTTGATGATGACCAGCAACGAAAAAGTCGTTAAACCGCTTATCGACCTCTGTCACGCGCAGAATATGTTAGTCACTGCGGAAGGAATTGAATCAGAAGAGATGTTTACCTGGCTCGCGAATAACAAGTGTGACCACTTTCAAGGCTTTTACTTCTCTGGACCACTGAGCTTAGATGCGTTACAAATGAAAGCCAGTAATGTCATTAAACTCAAAGATAACCATGAAAAAAGTCATTATCGCCTCGCTTAA
- the pheA gene encoding prephenate dehydratase, whose translation MSDSQYSLDEIRLRLNELDDQLLSLLSERRKLSIEVAKSKVQTSKPVRDASREQELLVKLINNGKSKYQLDAEYITKLFHTIIEDSVLLQQAYLQELANPDHQKPLARVAFLGSKGSYSHLASREFFSRKNMELVELNCEVFKEVAKTVESGHADYGVLPIENTSSGSINEVYDLLQHTTLYIVGELTLPIEHCLVGVSDIRLEEISTLYSHPQPHQQCSEFLGRLKNVKLKTCASTADAMKKVQELNRPDVAAIGNASSGKLYGLQPLQGNIANQTENHTRFIVVARKPVEVSTQIPAKTTLIMSTSQQAGSLVESLLVLQRYGINMTKLESRPIMGNPWEEMFYVDLEAHLDSEEMQQGLIELTKITKHLKVLGCYPTENIKPTQVKLN comes from the coding sequence ATGAGTGACTCTCAGTATTCTTTGGATGAAATTCGACTTCGACTCAATGAACTCGATGATCAACTACTCAGCCTGCTTTCAGAGCGAAGAAAGCTCAGCATCGAGGTGGCAAAAAGTAAAGTTCAAACCTCGAAGCCTGTTCGCGATGCCAGTCGTGAGCAAGAGTTACTCGTGAAGCTAATCAACAATGGTAAGTCCAAGTATCAGCTTGATGCGGAATACATCACCAAGCTATTTCACACTATCATTGAAGACTCAGTGCTACTTCAGCAAGCCTATCTACAAGAGTTGGCAAACCCAGATCATCAAAAGCCTCTCGCGCGTGTTGCCTTCTTAGGCTCTAAAGGCTCATATTCTCATCTTGCGAGCCGAGAGTTTTTCTCTCGTAAAAATATGGAATTGGTTGAGCTCAACTGTGAGGTATTCAAGGAAGTCGCTAAAACCGTAGAAAGCGGTCACGCTGATTACGGTGTTTTGCCGATTGAAAACACAAGCTCTGGATCGATTAACGAAGTTTACGATCTTCTCCAGCACACGACGCTGTATATCGTAGGAGAACTCACCTTGCCAATCGAACACTGCCTCGTCGGCGTCAGTGATATTCGTTTGGAAGAGATCTCAACGTTGTATTCTCATCCTCAGCCGCACCAGCAATGCAGTGAGTTCTTGGGACGCCTTAAAAACGTCAAGCTCAAAACCTGTGCTAGCACCGCTGATGCAATGAAAAAAGTTCAAGAGCTCAACCGACCTGATGTTGCTGCTATTGGTAATGCCTCAAGTGGTAAGCTCTATGGCTTGCAGCCACTTCAAGGTAACATCGCGAATCAAACCGAAAACCATACTCGTTTTATTGTTGTGGCAAGAAAACCTGTAGAAGTATCGACGCAGATCCCAGCTAAAACTACGCTGATTATGTCGACCTCTCAACAAGCGGGTTCTCTAGTTGAGAGCCTACTGGTTTTACAGCGCTACGGCATCAACATGACAAAACTTGAATCTCGCCCGATCATGGGGAACCCTTGGGAAGAGATGTTCTACGTTGACCTAGAGGCTCATCTTGATTCAGAGGAGATGCAGCAAGGCTTAATTGAGCTCACCAAGATTACCAAACACTTAAAAGTGCTTGGCTGTTACCCAACTGAAAATATCAAGCCTACCCAAGTCAAACTCAACTAA
- the hpf gene encoding ribosome hibernation-promoting factor, HPF/YfiA family, with product MKVNMTGKNIELTSAIRAHIESKFKKLEKWQVDIISCQATISEEPNKQKKIEAVITVPKGQLIASASQEDLYAAINEVEQKLERQLNKLRHKPAARRTDKPELEPVE from the coding sequence ATGAAAGTAAACATGACTGGCAAAAACATCGAACTAACCTCTGCTATCCGTGCCCATATCGAGAGCAAATTTAAAAAGCTAGAAAAGTGGCAAGTAGACATCATCAGCTGCCAAGCGACAATCAGTGAGGAACCGAATAAACAGAAAAAGATTGAAGCTGTGATTACTGTGCCAAAAGGTCAGCTCATTGCTTCTGCAAGTCAGGAAGACTTGTATGCAGCTATCAATGAAGTCGAACAAAAACTTGAACGACAACTCAACAAACTACGCCACAAGCCAGCAGCTCGTCGAACAGACAAGCCGGAACTTGAACCTGTTGAATAA
- the pgeF gene encoding peptidoglycan editing factor PgeF: protein MMYIVPDWPVAKRVRAISSLRDGGVSSSPFSSLNVGMHVGDNEQSVLENRSRLAIEAAMPSAPVWLNQTHSSDVLELFTPTEDVLDGDASFTSVAGVVCAAMTADCLPVLLADENGEQVAAVHAGWRGLADGIIEKAAAKFSGKVIAWLGPAIGPDAFEVGQDVFDEFVSQNKQAQQVFRPSDTDANKYYANMHLLATQALNRVGITDIYRDSRCTYLNPEQFFSYRRDGKTGRQVTCIWIDAEK, encoded by the coding sequence ATGATGTATATTGTCCCTGATTGGCCAGTTGCTAAGCGTGTTCGCGCTATCTCATCTTTGAGAGACGGGGGCGTGTCATCGTCTCCTTTCAGTTCTCTCAATGTCGGAATGCACGTTGGGGACAATGAACAAAGCGTGCTAGAAAATAGAAGTCGTTTAGCCATTGAAGCCGCTATGCCCTCTGCACCAGTATGGTTGAATCAAACACATTCAAGTGATGTGTTAGAGCTCTTTACGCCAACGGAGGATGTACTGGATGGCGATGCCTCTTTTACATCAGTAGCAGGAGTGGTGTGCGCAGCGATGACCGCAGATTGTCTACCGGTGCTACTAGCTGATGAAAATGGTGAACAGGTTGCGGCAGTGCATGCTGGTTGGCGTGGGCTTGCTGATGGTATTATTGAAAAAGCAGCAGCCAAGTTCTCAGGAAAAGTGATCGCTTGGCTTGGCCCTGCTATTGGTCCAGATGCATTTGAAGTTGGCCAAGATGTTTTTGATGAGTTTGTCTCTCAAAACAAGCAAGCTCAACAAGTATTTCGTCCAAGTGACACGGATGCCAATAAGTACTATGCCAACATGCACCTTCTCGCGACTCAAGCACTTAATCGAGTGGGTATCACCGATATCTACCGTGACAGCCGTTGTACTTATCTCAACCCTGAACAATTCTTCTCCTATCGTCGTGATGGAAAAACTGGTCGTCAAGTCACTTGCATTTGGATCGACGCAGAGAAGTAA
- the rluD gene encoding 23S rRNA pseudouridine(1911/1915/1917) synthase RluD: MAQQIELTQTVQDSQLGQRLDQAIAEMFTDFSRSRLKEWLLAGKVSMDGQVVTKPRTKVMGGEVIVLQAELEDEERWEAQDIPLNIVYEDDDIMVINKPRDFVVHPGAGTPDGTVLNALLHHYPDIAEVPRAGIVHRLDKDTTGLMVVAKTVRSQTRLVRALQKRKITREYEAIAIGRMTAGGRVEEPIGRHSTKRTLMAVTPTGKPAVTHYRVAEHFREHTRIRLRLETGRTHQIRVHMAYLQHPLLGDIAYGGRARIPREASAELTDMIRQFDRQALHAAMLRFEHPVTGEEVEFHAPIPDDMVVMTEALRADTELHGLNDEF, from the coding sequence ATGGCACAACAGATTGAGTTAACACAAACCGTACAAGATAGCCAATTAGGTCAGCGTCTGGATCAGGCAATTGCAGAAATGTTCACTGATTTTTCTCGCTCACGCCTCAAGGAGTGGCTATTGGCTGGCAAGGTATCAATGGATGGTCAAGTCGTCACGAAACCACGCACCAAAGTGATGGGTGGCGAGGTGATTGTTTTACAGGCTGAGCTTGAAGATGAAGAACGCTGGGAAGCACAAGACATTCCACTGAATATCGTTTATGAAGATGACGATATTATGGTCATCAACAAACCACGCGATTTTGTTGTACACCCAGGAGCAGGTACACCTGATGGCACTGTGCTTAATGCACTGCTCCATCATTACCCCGATATTGCTGAAGTACCTCGTGCAGGTATCGTTCACCGTCTTGATAAAGATACAACAGGTCTGATGGTGGTTGCGAAAACTGTTCGCTCTCAAACGCGTTTGGTTCGTGCGTTACAGAAACGTAAGATCACGCGAGAATATGAAGCGATTGCGATTGGTCGTATGACGGCTGGTGGACGCGTTGAAGAGCCAATTGGTCGTCACTCTACCAAGCGCACGCTAATGGCCGTGACACCAACGGGCAAACCGGCGGTAACACACTATCGTGTTGCTGAGCATTTCCGTGAACATACGCGCATTCGCCTGCGTCTAGAAACGGGCCGTACCCACCAGATTCGTGTGCATATGGCCTATCTGCAGCATCCACTTCTAGGTGATATTGCCTATGGTGGTCGAGCACGAATCCCTCGCGAAGCTTCAGCTGAATTAACCGATATGATCCGTCAATTTGATCGCCAAGCACTTCACGCTGCGATGCTTCGATTTGAGCACCCTGTTACTGGAGAGGAAGTCGAATTCCACGCACCAATTCCAGACGACATGGTTGTAATGACCGAGGCATTGCGTGCAGATACAGAGTTGCACGGCCTAAACGACGAGTTTTAA
- a CDS encoding lytic transglycosylase F, with the protein MIRSLSLFLCCGLLSLSAWGLSLSPLQKDPYLGDMETFVDKGVVRVLVAADLGFYYIEGGRPKGIIAELLYNYELQLKKRSSLLKVQIIPVARDELIPSLTKGFGDLAVSNLTVTPKRELQVDFSAPLSDKVQELFISNKKHSPITEIAQLSGVKVWVRSSSSYFESLQKINAQLDEQDLPPMLIEFIEETMQDFELVEMINQDYITLTVLDGHKARLWQDVLDNIQLHTDFPIREDASVAWAMRKNSPELKSSVNKFIKTAKSGTLLGNVLYGKYIENTGWLKRILNPNKIEKLESLSDVFEEYSQLYGFDSLMMSAQGFQESGLDQSKVSPKGAVGVMQVLPSTAKDPNVNIPDIYNVENNIHAGIKYMRFIKDRYFDDDTISPDNQVYFSLAAYNAGPANIRRMRNLAAKHGYDPNQWFHNVELITRRNISREPVDYVANINRYYVIYKQLEEIHEHEKANNAATLTTVPRQFERNEKED; encoded by the coding sequence GTGATTCGTTCACTCAGTTTGTTCTTGTGCTGTGGCTTGTTGTCACTGAGTGCGTGGGGATTATCACTTTCTCCGCTGCAAAAAGACCCTTACCTAGGTGATATGGAAACCTTTGTTGATAAAGGGGTGGTAAGAGTGCTCGTCGCGGCCGATTTAGGCTTCTACTACATTGAAGGCGGACGCCCAAAAGGCATTATCGCTGAGCTTCTATATAACTATGAACTGCAACTTAAAAAGCGCTCATCCTTGTTAAAAGTTCAGATCATCCCTGTAGCAAGAGATGAACTGATCCCATCCTTGACAAAAGGCTTTGGCGATCTCGCTGTTTCAAACCTTACCGTTACTCCCAAGCGTGAGCTGCAAGTCGACTTCAGCGCTCCTCTGTCCGATAAAGTACAAGAGCTGTTTATCTCTAACAAAAAACACTCACCCATTACTGAAATCGCACAACTCAGTGGCGTAAAAGTATGGGTGAGAAGCAGCTCAAGTTACTTCGAAAGCTTACAAAAAATTAATGCACAACTCGATGAGCAAGATCTGCCTCCGATGCTGATCGAGTTTATTGAAGAAACGATGCAAGATTTCGAGCTAGTCGAAATGATCAATCAAGACTACATTACCCTGACTGTCTTAGATGGGCACAAGGCAAGGCTGTGGCAGGACGTGTTAGACAATATTCAGCTCCATACAGACTTTCCTATCAGAGAGGACGCAAGTGTGGCTTGGGCAATGCGTAAAAACTCTCCAGAGCTGAAGTCTTCGGTAAATAAGTTCATCAAGACAGCGAAAAGTGGCACTTTGCTCGGTAACGTACTTTATGGGAAATACATAGAGAATACAGGGTGGCTAAAGCGAATTCTTAACCCGAATAAGATTGAAAAACTAGAGTCGCTATCCGATGTCTTTGAAGAGTACTCACAGCTGTATGGCTTTGATTCCTTGATGATGTCTGCACAAGGCTTTCAAGAATCTGGTTTGGATCAATCTAAAGTGTCACCGAAAGGTGCTGTGGGCGTCATGCAAGTTCTGCCAAGTACCGCTAAAGATCCGAATGTGAATATTCCTGATATCTACAATGTGGAAAACAACATTCATGCCGGTATCAAGTATATGCGCTTCATTAAAGATCGTTATTTTGATGACGACACTATTTCACCCGACAACCAAGTTTACTTTTCGCTGGCTGCGTATAACGCTGGCCCGGCTAATATTCGTCGCATGAGAAATCTTGCCGCAAAACACGGTTACGATCCCAACCAGTGGTTCCACAACGTTGAGCTTATTACTCGACGTAACATCAGCCGCGAACCCGTCGATTACGTTGCCAATATCAATCGATACTACGTGATCTATAAGCAGCTTGAAGAGATTCACGAGCATGAAAAAGCCAACAATGCTGCGACGTTAACCACTGTGCCGAGACAGTTTGAAAGGAATGAAAAAGAAGATTAA
- the bamD gene encoding outer membrane protein assembly factor BamD, producing the protein MKYRTLSGLLATALLFGCSSSEEIVPDVPPSELYADAQVALQSGNWLTAIEQLEALDSRYPFGAYSEQVQLDLIYAYYKNDDLPLGLATIERFMRLNPTHEKIDWVLYMRGLTHMAQDRNFMHDIFNVDRSDRDPEPVKAAFADFKRLLERYPDSQYANDARKRMLSLTNRLAEYDLATADFYIRREAWIAAINRAQELQRTFPETEAARKSLRLQLKAYEMLGLEEPAQRTRELIELNPI; encoded by the coding sequence ATGAAATACCGCACTTTATCAGGCTTATTAGCAACTGCACTTCTTTTTGGCTGTTCGAGCAGCGAAGAAATTGTTCCCGATGTACCACCATCAGAGCTGTACGCTGACGCACAGGTAGCGCTGCAAAGCGGCAACTGGCTGACAGCGATAGAACAACTAGAAGCGCTAGACTCACGCTACCCATTCGGTGCGTATTCAGAGCAGGTACAGCTAGACCTTATTTATGCCTACTACAAAAACGATGACTTGCCTCTTGGCTTGGCGACCATCGAGCGCTTTATGCGCCTAAACCCAACACACGAAAAAATCGACTGGGTATTGTACATGCGAGGCCTAACTCACATGGCGCAAGATCGTAACTTCATGCACGACATCTTTAACGTTGATCGTAGTGACCGTGATCCTGAACCTGTTAAGGCTGCTTTTGCTGACTTCAAACGCTTGCTGGAACGTTACCCTGATAGTCAATATGCCAATGACGCACGTAAACGCATGCTTTCGCTGACTAACCGTCTAGCGGAATACGACCTAGCAACGGCAGACTTCTACATCCGCCGTGAGGCATGGATTGCTGCTATCAATCGCGCTCAAGAGCTACAACGAACCTTCCCTGAAACAGAAGCAGCACGTAAGTCATTGCGATTACAACTCAAAGCCTATGAAATGCTTGGGCTAGAAGAGCCAGCACAACGTACCCGCGAACTTATCGAGTTGAACCCAATCTAA
- a CDS encoding polyamine ABC transporter substrate-binding protein, giving the protein MELKTLCCALSALITSTSVNATNSPLRIYLWEDTLSENVTDLWHQHHQQPVDQIHFDNDDERSLLMLNSKSLPFDIVVLDNVTAQIYARHNMFEDLSALENREHNAPRWNELCGTHAVPYFWGPVGYVYRHDLVDNPPQTWADFISPSPELKGHIGWIKDSTETLLPALYGLGYSPTTDNEYELKQAYQALNALAPSILTFDYALSYIRSNSRSNDLKIALAYAGDEYSMNRFQQHSQWRFKVPEGERFIWTDCLAVNAHSDNKAQARAFLSFLMKPEIAAMNAIDIRAATPNKKALKLMPQSYLNDKNLNPEEHFFEQVNFDEELSIINIRQRARIIDSIVKRHEATN; this is encoded by the coding sequence ATGGAACTCAAAACGCTCTGTTGTGCTCTCTCTGCCTTAATAACAAGCACCTCAGTCAATGCGACCAATTCACCTCTGCGTATCTACCTTTGGGAAGATACACTCTCTGAGAACGTCACTGATTTGTGGCATCAACACCACCAGCAGCCGGTTGATCAAATTCACTTTGACAACGATGATGAGCGCAGCCTGCTGATGTTAAACAGCAAATCGTTACCTTTTGATATAGTGGTTCTCGATAATGTCACGGCACAGATCTATGCCCGTCATAACATGTTCGAAGATCTATCCGCTTTAGAGAATCGTGAACACAACGCCCCCCGATGGAATGAGCTGTGCGGCACTCATGCCGTCCCTTATTTCTGGGGCCCTGTCGGATATGTCTACCGTCATGATTTAGTAGACAACCCTCCACAAACATGGGCAGACTTCATCAGCCCTTCACCTGAGCTAAAAGGTCACATTGGGTGGATAAAAGACAGTACCGAAACGCTGTTGCCCGCTCTCTATGGGCTCGGTTACTCACCCACCACCGATAATGAGTATGAGCTAAAGCAGGCCTATCAGGCATTAAACGCTCTTGCCCCCTCTATCCTCACCTTTGATTATGCGCTGAGCTATATTCGAAGCAATAGTCGATCTAACGATTTGAAAATTGCTCTTGCTTACGCGGGTGATGAATATTCCATGAACCGCTTTCAGCAGCACTCTCAATGGCGGTTTAAAGTTCCTGAAGGTGAACGATTTATCTGGACGGACTGTCTGGCGGTAAACGCACACTCTGACAACAAGGCGCAAGCAAGAGCATTTCTGTCCTTTTTAATGAAGCCAGAAATTGCTGCAATGAATGCAATTGATATCAGGGCTGCGACTCCTAACAAAAAGGCATTAAAACTGATGCCTCAAAGCTACCTGAATGATAAAAACCTAAATCCAGAAGAGCACTTTTTTGAACAGGTCAACTTTGACGAAGAGCTTTCAATTATCAATATCCGTCAAAGAGCCAGAATAATAGACAGCATAGTAAAACGTCATGAAGCTACAAACTAG